From the genome of Phoenix dactylifera cultivar Barhee BC4 chromosome 17, palm_55x_up_171113_PBpolish2nd_filt_p, whole genome shotgun sequence:
AACCTTCATATACATAAAATATTTCTTCAATCGTTTAAAATTGAAGCTCGAATCGAGACCCCTGTATACAACAAGATTGTCGATGTAGAAAAGCTACATAACTGGCAAGACCGGTTAGAGACCTACTTTACTATCTATAGATACTCTAGTGTCTAGAAGGCAGCATATGCCCACCTCAGGCTTTCTAGCCATGCTCTAACCTGGTGAAATTCATACATGAGGAACGACGACATTTCTAATCTGACATGGAGCAAATTCAAGAGCCTAATTAAGAAATAATTCTACCCAATTGGCCATGAGGAGGATCAGCGATCAAATGGCAATACCTACGATAGAAGTATGATCAGCCTGTCTATAACCAAGATCCATAAAAAAGCAATCTCACTCAAAATCTCCATCGACAACATACAGTTTTCATGAAGTACATTGGAGGTCTCTATGAGAGCATCTGAAAGGAGCTGAAACTCTTCAAAGTTGAAAATATCAGTAAAGCCTACGTAAAGTCCATAAGGATTGAGGAGAAGAATCAACCTAAGGAGGGTAAGAAGCAAGCCGACACGACTCAGAAAAATTACCGCAATCATTATAACCTCCATGGAAACAGCAAGAAAAAGTGTTGGAACCTTCATCCCGAGCTATAGCCAAAGAGAAAGAAATAGAAGGATGATAATTCCAAAAAGAATGGAAAGATGGTTCTCAATGTTGTAGAGGTTTAGAAGATTCCTAAGCTTAAGCAAACAGATTCCAAAATAAGCTTAATGGCAAGAAAACCTACGACAGCAACTGAAGCAAATCTAAAGGTACAAGAGGAACTCTTCCATTTGATGATCTAAGTGAAGCAGAGTATCATTGAGACTATTGTAGATTCTGAAAGCCAGAAAAACCTTATCTGTAAAAATTTGATTTAGAAGCTAGGGTTGCAAACCAAACTTTATCCACATCCTTATCCTCTTGGTTGGATTCAAAAGAATGTTGAGTTGAATATTACCAAGTAGTATACCTTCAATTTTGCCATAACTAAGGGGTATATTGATGAGTAACTTATGAAGTAGTTTCTTTGAATATTTGTCATGTTATCCTTAAGAGCTCATACCTTTGGGATCGAGATACAGTCTTCCACAAGCAGCAGAGGAAGTATTATCTCATAAAGGATGAAAAAAAGTTTATGGTCAGTGCCTCCAGAATATAAGGTAACATCGATCTTGCAACTACTGCCCAAGCGAAGCAACTTGTTAATGTCTACAACAAGTTTGTGATGATGGTACAAAAATGTTATAGTATTTATGATAGGCCAAGTTTCTAATTCTTGCTTCCACTAACCGATTTACCAAAATCGAGATTGATGAGGAGTCACCATAGTCATCATTGACCATGAAGTCCACATGCGAGAGAGCAGAGCAAGTGGTTCGCTAAAACCCAAGAGCAAAGAAAAGTCAAACCAAAAACCATCTCGAAGCAAAGCCAGATGGTTCGACCACGAGATAAAGAAGCAGATGTTTTTCCACCTTCAGTTCTAATTTAGTAGGAACCATATCTCCTAAACAAGGAGAGCTCTGATGCAAAAGAATCTCCGAACTCGATCCAGACCACTTTGACCATTACAAACAGGGCTAGACATGGTCCAAAAGCGAAATCCGCTACATCGGAAACCATCGCAGGCCAAACTTTTAGAGACCATAACATAATCACATGATGCCCAattgagaaatttttttttaaaagatctaCAACTTTGGATCAACCTCCTAAAGGGTTAAATCGGACCAAAATTCTATCGTCGGGGCCCAAAACAAGCTGATCAAACTGaaacttttcttttcaaaaaagacTTTGATCGGACGTTATTTTCAAATTTCTGAAAAATTAGACAGAGCAACAGAAATCAAAGTTAATATAGAATTCGAAACCTACCATctatagaattttatttttttagttatttctattagctatatttatttttagagATCTAATCCTATTCGAACTAGGAAAGAAATTCAACCTAAATTATGAAAGGATGGACCTCACTAGTATTATAAATAAGGGCAATATACCTAAGTTTAAAAGGTGTGCatcattaatgaaagaaaaggagactcaAACCCTATTTTCACAATTCCTTCATTatcttctaattttcttttgaaagaTTCGAATTGAGCAAATTGAGAAAAATGATGGGTTTGCCCTGCCGGATTTACTAATATACAAGTTTTTTaacgaaaaaggaaaaaatgataaataaaaTGGCTGTTTGTCACAATTTTGACATTTCTATTGGGAAtatgttgttgtttaatccgATCTGTCCATTTTGGTATTTTGTTTTGGTGTTTTTAATTGATCAACAAAAATAAATCTTTTTTTAAGTTTATTTTGGTTCAATGTTTTGACGGATCGTGCAGtgcaattcaattgatttttttattttgaccgtatgtgtatatgtatgtatgtatgtatatatatatcctatttattttatttttgggttgCTAACTGAACGGAAAATCATTTGTCCACTGCTTGGTGTTGGATTTTGGACGATTTTGACAGTTCCAGAGGCTGTTTCTCCTTCTAAGATTGAGGTTCTTGGGTTCCAAGCGTCCATGGTTGATGCTTCCAACCTCcacccttttcttctgctttggtGCAGAAATCCCTAAACTCTATCATGCTTAATTTTGAACTTACAGGCCTACAtttagggctgttaacgagccgagctgctcgggctcggctcgggctcggctcggtaaaagcccggctcgggctcggctcgttagtcaaacgagcccgagcccgagcctaatatgaggctcgtttacatccgagctcgagcccgagcagctcacgagcccaaacgagcttgGGCCTTTGGCTATTTGCTGAATGCTGATTGATTGGTCTCCCATGGCCATGGGCCCACCCGGCCAGCCCACTCTCCAGCCGGACCAGCCCCCACCGTCCACCGACCCAGATCGTGATCACCACCACTCATCACTCATCAGCTCATGCATGGCATGCCCTAGTCTCCAGGTCTCCTCGACTCCTCCTGTGACCGTCTCCCTCTCGAGTCTCGGCCGCCTCTCCCAAGTCCCAGCCCTCCCCCGATTTCGGCCTCTCCCTGTCTCCCACTCGACTCCCAGCCCTCCCAGCCCTTCCGGCGACGACCCCCTTCCGGCGACACCCTATTTTGAGCTTACAAATGTGAGATTGTCATTGTCACTCAAATAGCACAACATTTGTCCtagtttatattattattgttctaataatttaatattctgaTCTTAGGCTGTGCGAATTGGAGATCTGGAGCTGTTTAGGACCGTCGCAGAGAAGTTTTGCTGGCACTTTCTTGAAACTCTTGTGCTTTCAGGAAAGCGTTACCTGTTGCCATAGTGCTTGGAGTTGCAGGGCTAGCTGGCTTGTATTTCTACCTCAACAATGCCTACTAGTGTGAGCAAGGAGCATCATGAGGCTCCTCTTTTCTTCATTCTGAAACTGGTCGAGTCAATATTAGTATTCATAATGTACTGTCATCTGTAACAACAGAATAAGTTAATGTACTTATGTTTCCAATTTCAAGTTGTGAGGTTTCTGTTAAACAAGCAACAAATGCAAATTTCAGTGATCAAGAAGataaaaccaagaaataaaattCAACTATCATATGATCTGAATGACAAAATATATGCCTGTCAGCTGAGAACTATGAGAGGTTAATGAGTTCATTTGCAAATATTTGCACATCAAATATTCCGAATCAATGCCATTTGAGGCAAGTAAAGCTGTATAATGAACTTGAATGAACTAGAAATGCACATACAGTGATCTAATAGTTCTATGCAACTCTTCTCAGGTTCTCAGGATGGAAATCACCTACTTCCCTCaaaaaccttctgaaggtcatTCAATTTTCTGTGACAGATGGTGAATGCCTGTTTCAAGGAAACAAGAAACAGACCACCGAGCtcgtaccgagcccgagcccgagcccgagctcgggctcgttcaggagctcgtaattgaaacgagctttacgagctcgagcccgagcctttgctttaccaagcgagcccgagcccgagcccaatacagagctcgttaccgagcccgagcccgagcccgagctactgtgaaacgagccgagccgagctttcccaggctcgggctcggctcggctcgttaacagccctaccTACATTGACGGAGCCGGCTGTCTTCCCagggatcaccaaaaacaaaATTATTCATGCTTCTGCATTTCATTTCCAGCCACTTACAGGAGTTGAATTAGAAACTCAAGCCCAACAGTAGCTCTACTTCACAGATGAAACCTGTAGATAGAGTTTTTAATTGATTGCAGCAGTTTACGGAACGTGTCACTTTTCCACGTCCTGTTTTTACTCTGTAGAACTCTTACCCTATGCTTTATCCCAGCTATATTTATTAACCAAAGCAACCCAATAGCAAAATGTAACCATAAAGACACCCTTGTCTAACCCAATATTAATCATTGTTATAGCAGTTCTACACGGTGCAATGTAACCATGAAATGCAGACATATCCAATTTATCCAACAAGGAAAAAAGATGCATTCGACTATATGCTGCCATATCTTGAATTATACAAATCAAAAAGGCCGGCAAACAAAACAAtaggttatttgaatttaagatCAGTCTTAAATTCAAAAAGGTCACCATGCACAAGCTGATTCTTGTCATTTGGAGGTCCAACTCAATCATCTGCGTATCACATGAAACTTTTTATCAACAAATGTAACACAGAGAGTGGCAATCTTTAAGGCTAATCAAAAACGAATGACCATAGACATCATAGCTTAGCAAACATGAAGACAAACCCCTAAGAAACTGAACAATAACAGAAACACTTTGACGACCCAAAAAACAGCCGGAAAAAAGCCAACGGATAGCTGGTGTCCTTCATGTTTCCTAACTACTTATAGCTAGTTTGAAATCTCTGTCAAACAAAATTATAAGCATGCCCAATCTGTTTACTCTGTTAGCAATTGGCTAGAAAGCTGAAGTGTCATTACACTCATCCAGGAAATAAGCAGCCATATAATTACAAACAAATTATATTGTTAATATGGCTGCATCCCACACCCAGACTTTGAAATACTTGCTATACAACAATGTGAGGGCCTTTCATCTCCTAAAAGTAATTGGAAATAAGCCCATTGAATTCACCATCTTTGTATGCCAATGATTATTAATACAACAACACATGCACCAAGATGATTTGCAAAACTGAGAACCACTGGTTTAATATCTGCCACCACTGCAAATTGCCAGTTGGATGGAAGTGGCTCATCACCTCTGGCCAAGATCTCTGCCCAAGCAGACAACATTTGGCATTTTGATTCCCAAAAACCATATTCCATCTGACTTTAGAATGGCCTCTTGGACAAAGGTATCTGGTCTTCTGAGCAGATGATGCATCATGCCTCAACTGCAGTGACAACTTCCTCATCAGTCGTATCAGATGTTACAATCTCTTCTGCCGGATCTCCATCTGGAACTTCACTTTCTCGTTCATGTTTCTTTTCTGTAGCATGCAATAATTTCTCTTTGAGCTTCATCATCAGCTCTTCTCGGACACCTTCATTCTCTGCAAAATAGTGTTTAATGGCATCTTTTCCACAGAAGCTATGGCCATTAAAACTGTAGTAAGCACCACCTCCTTTCGTAATGAACTTGTGTTTGCAGCCTAATTCTATTATCTCTGAGTCACGGCTTATCCCCTTTCCAAATTCAAGCTCAAACTGGGCAGTCTTGAATGGCGGAGCATGTTTGTTCTTCACAATCTTCACTAGAACTTGGCTTCCTACAGTCTGCCAAAAGACCAATTCATGTCATAACTTTCACAGCACTAACAAGCAAATTAAGTTAAATTTAGGCAACATATGGATAATACAGCATACTGAAAAGAAGCATTTGGAGAACAAATTTTGAAACCAATATGTGGTGATATTCAAAGCATCGCATGGTAAAGAAAATTTCACATGAAGGCAGCATAATTCAAGACTTCAAAATCAAACTTGTTACATCTCATTAAAGGAAGAGATTGCATGGTACAGCACATGTAAAGTGTTATGTCTTCATGCGCACCAGAGATGCTATCATGAATGCATAAACAGGACTACTTTTGTTAATAGAGGAAATAAGAGATGTTTTGCATTTCTACATCAATCTAAATGTTCCAATGTCTATTTAACCTTTTACTCATGAATTAGCAAATAAATCCAAGGCCAGCTTGACTTCTGTCAGCTGATTGGCACACTGGGGTAGGGttgttaatgagccgagctgctcgggctcggctcgttagtcaaacgagcccaagcccgagcccaatatgaggctcgtttacacccaagcccgagcagctcacgagcccaaacgaacTCTAGTCTCTCGCTGAAAGATCTTATTTCAGCaccataattcataaaaatctgaCCACATAGAGAAAAATAGCCTGTTATCGAGCccgggcccgagctcgagcccgagcccgagctcgagctcgggctcgttctggagctcgtaattgaaacaagCTTTACAAGCTCAAGCCTGagcctttgctttgccaagcaagcccgagggctcgtaatcgggctcgagctcgggctcgttctgaagctcgtaattgaaacaagCTTTACAAGCTCAAGCCTGagcctttgctttgccaagcaagcccgagctcgagcctaaTACAGAGCTCattaccgagcccgagcttctgtgaaacgagccgagccgagctctcccaggctcgggctcggctcggctcgttaacagccctacaCTGGGGTGAGGTTCCAAGTTTGATTCAGAAAGGTGGTGCTCCCATTATTGTATTGAGAACTCATTTTTGTGTCCAATTTCAGAAGATAAAGTCCTCTCCTAGATTCACCAACTGAAATCCATATGGCAGTAGATGGGTATTATACACTGCTCTCTGTGTTCCAAGTTGTCATTCTCACAATAGTCAATTATACAGCACAACAGATAGACCAACTAATACCCCTTTTATCATATTAATAGCAATAACTATTGACAAAGTAGTCATTTACCTCCTCACCCTTCTTAACCAAGCCAATTCTTTTAATATTCAGGCGAACTGATGCATAAAATTTCAAGGCATTGCCTCCAGACGTAACTTCAGTTGGTCCCCCAAATCCTCCAAACGTGCTTAGCTTTGATCGCACCTACACATAGAAGAATACTCAGCCTTCTAAATGGAAGAAATCTTAGATGCAGTTTAGAATATAAAATCCAAATGAAACCAATGCCAAATGTCAAGAATGTGCCATAGGTGGGCAAATATGTAACAGTAACTCACTAAAAATGCTAAAGGTGGAAGAAATCCTGGATGCAGTTTAGATTAACAAAGCCAAATGAAACTAACGCCACATGTACCATGCGCCAGCAAATATGTAACAGTAACTCTCAAAATGTTGAAggaaattttcaatttttcgtTATAAGTTAAGACCTATCCTCACTTTGCAACAGCTTTCCACTGTTTCAATTCCATTGTCATTTATTTGAAGCAAAATGAGTGTCCTATTTAAGTGTTAAAGTGGGGAGATCCACAGCTACATTGGAACTAATTTGCAATTGACAAGGTCAGATGTAGCTTAAATGGAGATCTACCATAATATGCAACGACTGAGAAATATTATGAACAGCTCTTCAAGAAACTATAAATCATAGTAGTTCGCAGAAATGACATGGCATCGCATGGCAGAATGGCAACAATGAAGTGTAAATGGGCAACATATAATGCAGTCTAATTCCTTGACGGTGACAATGTGATCGCTATTGAATTAGGAAACAATTGCAGCCATTGCCTAAAAGACTAATGCTTCTGAAAAGTGCAGTCCCAGCACAGGTAATATTTGAATCCTGGGTTTCATCCTAGAGCAACAACTGCAACATATTCTGAAAAAATTTAAGCGAATGCCCAAAAGATTTCTTTATATATGCACGAAGTTATTTCAGATTTAGACATTTTTATGAAGATTAATCTTGTAAGTGCTAACACGACATTCAGCTGTCACAAAAACAATTGAAAAATCAGGGTTCATGGCCTGAGAACTTGTGGTTAAGATCGGAGGCCACATTGGAGAAATGCAGAACTTTTGGCCAGCTAATCATGTTCTATAAAGTTTCAATAATATAAGACACaagtttaatgaaaagaacctgTGAAATGCAAATATACCACAGCACTCCAAAATAAATCAGATAAAGTTTTGCGGTTTGTTTATGTCTACACAGCCCTTTAACAATTTCATAAAAGAGACACAGAAGATAATCACCTGATTAATAAAGACCAATATAGtctgagacagagagagagaatggcTCAACTTGCGAAGAGCCTGACTCATAAGCCTTGCTTGAAGAGCCATGTGGGCATCTCCCATCTCACCATCAAGCTCACTTTTGGGAACAAGGGCAGCTACCTGCGTTCCACAGGAAAAATTTTTGATGAACATAAAAATTGtccaaataagcaaaattacaTCAAAAAACTAATAGTCGCATCCACCAAACTGTTTTATTATTTATACCATTTACATGTACCAACAAGAAATCAGATCAATACATAGATGTGATTCAGTGATTGGATGGAGGTATTCAATAAATCCTGTCAAGACTTGAAAATCAATATGCTCTTTTAACTTAGATGATTCATTTTATGCAGTGTCATATTAACATAATGTTCAGTGTATCATTTGCTTTGTATCCGATACTGTATCCCATATCATCTACAGAAGTTTTAAAAATTGTTGGCATGTGGCACCTTAATGCATGATACATTGTTGCGCAGCAATGCCCAAGCTATACCTGACAGGAAAATAAAACTACACTATACTACGGAAAAACTTCAAATCAGCGAACAAATGCACCACTAGTACAAGTTAGATTAAATGGCTAGGAGACAAACTAATACTTCTTACCATTATTTAGACAGCTAGACCACGCTAGAAACAGCAATTTTACTTTGAAGTTCACAAACTAATGTTACAAAATCAGCAAATGTATAATTtgaattatatttttcaagtggtTCCACCAATGAAGCCAGGTGCCAAACTCGTAAGGCTCATAACCAACTAAGAAGTTTCACATTGTACATCATACAATATCCCTAAATCATGATATTGTAGTTTGACATGCAATAGGTGTTTCAAATAAACGCATCTCTTTCAGATGTCAAATGATACTAAAGTGGTTTTCTATCCTCAGGAACAAATAAACTTCAATGTTATCATTCAATCTCGAAGAATAATAATCCCTTACCAAGGCTTTCTAAAAATGCATATCATGAGAAACCAAATTGTCAATCATTATGGCTAATATTAAAGTAAATTATTACTGCTACTTTCTTAGCCTTAAAACAAACTGAAACAGTTCAGGCAATTCCTCCGTGCTACAATGTGAATGAAGCAAGCAGGAATCAGCCAAATGAACAGGTGTCTATAAGATTCATTCCTATTTATGAGACCTAACAGGTGTTCAAGCTCAACTGGACCTTCTTTGCCTAGTCCAAATTCAATAAAGCTGATGTTACATGCACCACTGCAAGATAATTTGGATTTTTTTCTGAAGGCAAAGGTTTCAACTTCGAGGATTTCATATACCAGCTCCAGTCCCTTACCACATGTCCTAGACATGTCATAAATTGTTGTATCATTTTATTGCAATatttaatactatttttttgttattattgcatcaTGAATATCGATGAAATATGATGCATTTCCAGTTCTGTCCTTTTACCAGCTAAAGAATTTAGGCAGGTGAAACTGTTCCTCAGGTTCCAGATGAAATATGATGCATTTCCAGTTCTCTCCTTTTACCAGCAAAAGAATTTGGACAGGTCAAACTGTTCCTCAGGTTCCAGAATCTCAACTATGGGCAGGTCATAACTAATCCAGTTAGAATCCTAGACATCTTCGGCATACCAACACATAGCAGCAGAAAGGGATATAAGATAACATAAGTTAGTTCATAATGTGTTATCCGAGGAAGATGTCATTTCATGCTCAAACTAGAAATAAAGGGCAGCATGTTATCTTTGAGTTAATCAGAAAAGCAAGTGAATTTTTTGGGTTATCACTTGTTCGTAAAATTCCATGCCTAGGTAAATAATAATTAACAAGATTGTAGATCCAGTGAATCCATATTATAAAAACCAGGATATAAAGCAAATTACACTTTCAAAACAAATTTAATTGATACAACAAAACAAGAAGCCATATCCTATAAATTTAGCAGAAAAAGGACAGTCCAGTGCATGAGACCCCCACCACTACGGGTCTAGAAAGGGTCAGCTGTGCACAACCATACCCCATGTGTAGAAAGACTGTTTCCGTGTTTCGAACCTGTGATCTCCAAGTCACAATGGAATAACCTTACCGTTGCATGAAGGCTTACCCTCTATATCCAGTGAATTtaatttaagaaagaaaaaaaaagaaattgtacATGGAGGCAAAACTGGATTGTGAAGACTTTAAGTAAATAACCAGAAACCTCTCAACTTACACTATCTAAAACCACAACATCAATAGAACCACTCCGAATTAGGGTGTCTATGAGACTAAGTGCCTGTTCACCACAATCTGGCTGTGAAAGAAGTAAATTATCAATTTTTACACCAATAGACTCCGCCAATGCTGGATCTAGAGCATGCTCAGCATCTACAAAAGCACAATAACCTagaaaaagaagatgaaagaaagaacaaagtTAATACATGCAGAAAGTACATACCATTAAATCTTTTTAAATCTGAAATATCTAAAAAGCCAAGAACATCTTGTTAAAATGCTTTAGTTGGTTTTCCCACATCAAAACAATTAGAGTATCCAAAAAGAGAGATATTCATAATCCATCCATATGGTCATTTTGCATACCCTCTATATAAATGTACTGAGACATGTCTTGTGCATCTATAGGTCTATTAAACTTCTTCGACAAAGAAAACAACTACAACAAAAGTCATCCATTACAGCAAGTGAGAATCTTGTCAACAAACTCTAAATAACAAACCGATCCCCTTCATCACAACTAATATTTTTTTACAGAATGGAGAGATTAGCATTCATATTCACTTCTCATACACAATATGCAAGGTTCTCCTTCAATTAGAACCTTTCTCCACTTTCGCTCCAAATATAGAGGTTCATTTTCATCGTAAATCTACATGGTAATTAAGGACTTAGACCCTGGCAGGTTATCTTCTAGAAACCAATATTTGATTGTCTAAGTTAGCCTGTTTGTGAATTACTGCAGAAGATGGGAGAGAATCGCAGCCAATTTGAGAGAGAAACCAAATCCTCAACATTACCTCCAGTCTTTTGTGCTTCAGCAATGACATGAAGTGCAAGAGTTGTTTTCCCAGAAGCCTCTGGACCATATATCTCAACAACACGTCCCTGCAAAAGGCCATATCAGATGAGCAAATTACATTAAAcagaaataaaaatggtattaCAAAGATAAATAATAGATTTTTTCATTGTGCATATGTTTTGAGAGAGTGGGAGGGAAGACCAAAATGGTATAAATTACCCACATTCAAATACTTGGGGATGCACCACCCAGGTTTGGACATGGGACCTCCTCCAATTGGAGGGGTATAAAAACTGGAGCATTTCCAAGATCATAAAAAGAGAGAGCAAATAACTAAAGGAGACAGTGAAAAGAGCATTTCTATTGCCAGATCAGCCAGTATAGATTCAATTATAAATGAATAATTAAGGTGGCACATAACAGAAGAACGTAGACCAGAAGGAAGAATCGCAACAAGATAGCAAAAAGAAATGACACAATAGAGATATAAGCAGCAAACTTTAACTTGCCGCTTTTGGTCATTtatggaaaaaaagaaatcaaaaaaaagaaagattaggAAGAATAAATGGACAAAAAAAGAGATTCTTGGAAACCAAAAGCATTtcacgtcaaaaaaaaaaaatgattgataTGCGGCAAAAGAAACTCAACCAGGTCCTCACCTTGAATTTAGGACAGACTGTACAGACTACAGACCTTATGCATGATCATTACAAATCAGAACACAGAGTGCAAATAAGATTAGGACCAGCAAACTTTAACTTGCCACTTTTGGTCATTtatggaaaaaaagaaattaaagagaagaaagattaggaaaagaaaatggacaaaaAAATAGATTATTGGAAACCATTcacataaaaaaaatgattgatATGTGGCAAAAGAAACTCAACCAGTTCCTCACTTTGAATTTAGGACAGACTGTACAGACTACAGACCTTATGCATGATCATTACAAATCAGAACACagtacaaatatttagaattaTTATCTATTACTTTTAGAAGTCTAGTTTGTATTATATGCTTACTCTAGTACGGCTTTTGTAACACTAGATTTGTCGAGTGTTTCTTAACAGTTGGGTAAAGTCTAAAATATGCGTAATGGAATTTAACAAAAGAAGCACTTCCATTTGGGTTATTCAACAAAAATTTTGTAGACAAACAGGTGTAGAATTAGAAGCAAGGATGACTTATTTTGAGGTAAAAGAATTGGCCTGGGCCAGAGCCAAAATGGTGAATTATTTTCTTATGGTAGAATATACATGTTCTCCCCACCTACTACTTCTGCTCGGTGTTTCTTAATTTCTTCGCAATCAACGATGACATGTTATAGAATTAGCATGACATAGTATTAAAACGACAGTCTCTTTTCTTCCTCTAACAACTAGAATCATTTACAAAAACTTCACAAAGCTTATAAAGATTATAACAGAATATGATACCTGAGAAATGGAAAATGATGGCAACATTATGACAGCATGGTCCAGGAAAATGGCAACTTCAAGAAACAACTTGATacattataaatattataaatgtTTCCTCCCTCTCCAAGAAAATCCGACTCCTCAAatttttcaatcaaaatttGGACAGAAAATAATTTGCCAATGATCAAATGGACATGTAAGGCAAAACATTCAACACCTCAGTGAGGCAAGCATAAGCTTCAAGGTGTAAGGCATATGCCTCATGTTTTTcttataatgttttgatctgtAAGAAAAGCAAAACACTCAACACCTCAGTGAGGCAAGtataagcctcaaggt
Proteins encoded in this window:
- the LOC103723937 gene encoding DNA repair protein recA homolog 3, mitochondrial → MASNLFRLVRRPGSIYRQGFMGSTFQFCNFSARGRRKSKSGGSESSMENLSKKDLALQQALDHITASFGKGAIMWLGRSHAPREIPVVSTGSFSLDLALGIGGLPKGRVVEIYGPEASGKTTLALHVIAEAQKTGGYCAFVDAEHALDPALAESIGVKIDNLLLSQPDCGEQALSLIDTLIRSGSIDVVVLDSVAALVPKSELDGEMGDAHMALQARLMSQALRKLSHSLSLSQTILVFINQVRSKLSTFGGFGGPTEVTSGGNALKFYASVRLNIKRIGLVKKGEETVGSQVLVKIVKNKHAPPFKTAQFELEFGKGISRDSEIIELGCKHKFITKGGGAYYSFNGHSFCGKDAIKHYFAENEGVREELMMKLKEKLLHATEKKHERESEVPDGDPAEEIVTSDTTDEEVVTAVEA